The proteins below are encoded in one region of Caulobacter henricii:
- a CDS encoding 4a-hydroxytetrahydrobiopterin dehydratase, producing the protein MSRPKIGAAAAVAQLSGWSAAPDKDAITKTFKFADFNAAFGFMTRVALMADKLDHHPEWFNVYNRVEVLLTTHDADGVTELDLTLAKFMDAAA; encoded by the coding sequence ATGTCACGCCCCAAGATCGGTGCCGCCGCCGCTGTTGCACAGCTTTCGGGCTGGAGCGCCGCGCCGGACAAGGACGCCATCACCAAGACCTTCAAGTTCGCCGATTTCAACGCGGCCTTCGGCTTCATGACCCGGGTGGCCCTGATGGCCGACAAGCTCGATCACCACCCCGAATGGTTCAATGTCTACAACCGCGTCGAGGTGCTGCTGACCACCCATGACGCCGACGGGGTGACGGAGCTGGACCTCACCCTTGCGAAGTTCATGGACGCGGCGGCCTGA
- the pseB gene encoding UDP-N-acetylglucosamine 4,6-dehydratase (inverting): MSRFSPKSLDLDGKVILVTGGTGSFGRRFIETVLKLSSPRKVIVYSRDELKQSDMQLELREQFDDATYAKMRFFLGDVRDRERLTLALRGVDIVIHAAALKQVPAAEYNPSECIHTNVLGAENVVWASLANGVKQVVALSTDKACNPINLYGATKLASDKTFVAANNLSGDIGTRFAVVRYGNVVGSRGSVVPLFRRLLSQGATELPITDERMTRFWITLNEGVNFVLSSLDLMRGGEIFVPKIPSMTMPDLVKAMSPTAGVKVIGIRPGEKLHEMMISADDARATVELADRYVIEPTFVEYPRKRFGPEDGARPAAEGFCYSSDNNDDWLSAEGLLAMLEEKAGS, from the coding sequence ATGAGCCGTTTCTCTCCGAAATCCCTGGATCTCGACGGCAAGGTGATCCTGGTCACCGGCGGCACCGGGTCTTTCGGCCGACGATTCATCGAGACGGTCCTGAAGCTGTCGAGCCCGCGAAAGGTCATCGTCTACTCCCGCGACGAATTGAAGCAGAGCGACATGCAGCTGGAACTGCGCGAGCAGTTCGACGACGCGACCTATGCCAAGATGCGCTTCTTCCTCGGGGATGTGCGCGACCGCGAACGGCTGACCCTGGCCCTGCGCGGGGTCGATATCGTCATCCACGCCGCCGCCCTGAAACAGGTGCCGGCGGCGGAGTACAATCCCTCCGAGTGCATCCATACCAATGTGCTGGGGGCCGAGAATGTGGTCTGGGCCAGCCTGGCCAATGGCGTCAAACAGGTCGTCGCCTTGTCGACCGACAAGGCCTGCAACCCGATCAACCTCTATGGGGCCACCAAGCTGGCCTCGGACAAGACCTTCGTGGCCGCCAACAACCTGTCGGGCGACATCGGCACCCGCTTCGCGGTGGTCCGTTACGGCAATGTGGTCGGCTCGCGCGGCAGCGTCGTGCCGCTGTTCCGGCGCCTGCTGTCCCAGGGCGCGACCGAACTGCCGATTACCGACGAACGCATGACCCGCTTCTGGATCACCCTGAACGAGGGCGTCAATTTCGTGCTCTCGTCGCTGGACCTGATGCGCGGCGGCGAGATCTTCGTGCCCAAGATCCCGTCCATGACCATGCCAGACCTGGTGAAGGCCATGTCGCCGACCGCCGGGGTCAAGGTCATCGGCATCCGGCCCGGCGAGAAGCTGCACGAGATGATGATCAGCGCCGACGACGCCCGGGCCACGGTCGAACTGGCCGACCGCTATGTGATCGAGCCGACCTTCGTCGAATATCCGCGCAAGCGCTTCGGGCCCGAGGACGGTGCCCGGCCGGCGGCTGAGGGCTTCTGCTACAGCAGCGACAACAATGATGACTGGCTGTCGGCCGAGGGCCTGCTGGCCATGCTGGAGGAAAAGGCCGGGTCATGA
- a CDS encoding pseudouridine synthase, with product MTSTPHDPLYDPGQDGDLDDPSTGERVAKALARAGVASRREVERLIEAGRVAINGKVLTTPAVKIGPGDFLTVDGKLVAEREPTRLFRYNKPTGLMTTHNDPKERPTVFQALPRELPRLISVGRLDLNSEGLLLLTNDGELSRKLEAPNNGWVRRYRVRAFGNTDQARLDRLKDGVTIEGIRYGSIEARLDKAQDKAGGKNVWITIALTEGKNREIRRVLEHLDLKVNRLIRLSYGPFALATLMPGQVEEVGPRVIRELLAGLVAEEDMPTGDKPQFIGVADPLHAPGTPKGGELQRRAIKSAPLPKVAEPGERTVEKPVYKPGWAKPKKKVVIAGAKPVKRAPKSIETKMIGPKPDHLAPRGAKGASAAKSFGARAAGGVATAKPFDRAAPKPSSAKPTTAKPFAGKPDGPRSAGKPAGGRPGGKPTRSGPGGFSGKPGPKGPAKGPKTPR from the coding sequence ATGACCAGCACGCCCCATGACCCCCTATACGATCCCGGCCAGGACGGCGACCTCGACGATCCGTCGACGGGCGAACGCGTGGCCAAGGCCCTGGCCCGCGCCGGTGTGGCCTCGCGCCGCGAGGTCGAGCGGCTGATCGAGGCCGGTCGTGTCGCCATCAATGGCAAGGTCCTGACCACGCCGGCCGTGAAGATCGGCCCCGGGGACTTCCTGACCGTGGACGGCAAGCTGGTGGCCGAGCGCGAGCCGACCCGGCTGTTCCGCTACAACAAGCCGACCGGCCTGATGACCACCCATAATGATCCCAAGGAACGCCCGACGGTGTTCCAGGCCCTGCCGCGCGAGCTTCCGCGCCTGATCTCGGTGGGCCGTCTTGACCTCAATTCCGAAGGCCTGCTGCTGCTGACCAATGACGGTGAGCTGTCGCGCAAGCTGGAGGCCCCGAACAATGGCTGGGTGCGCCGCTACCGGGTCCGCGCCTTCGGCAATACCGACCAGGCCCGCCTGGATCGCCTGAAGGACGGCGTCACCATCGAGGGCATCCGCTACGGCTCGATCGAGGCCAGGCTCGACAAGGCCCAGGACAAGGCCGGCGGCAAGAACGTCTGGATCACCATTGCCCTGACCGAGGGCAAGAACCGCGAAATCCGCCGGGTGCTCGAGCACCTTGACCTGAAGGTCAATCGCCTGATCCGCCTCTCCTACGGCCCCTTCGCCCTGGCAACCTTGATGCCGGGCCAGGTCGAGGAGGTCGGTCCCCGGGTGATCCGCGAACTGCTGGCCGGATTGGTGGCCGAGGAAGACATGCCCACGGGCGACAAGCCGCAGTTCATCGGCGTGGCCGATCCGCTGCACGCGCCGGGCACGCCCAAGGGCGGTGAGCTGCAGCGGCGGGCCATCAAGTCGGCCCCCCTGCCCAAGGTCGCCGAGCCGGGTGAGCGCACGGTCGAAAAGCCCGTCTACAAGCCGGGCTGGGCCAAGCCGAAGAAGAAGGTCGTTATCGCGGGGGCCAAGCCGGTCAAGCGCGCGCCCAAATCGATCGAGACCAAGATGATCGGCCCCAAGCCCGATCATTTGGCACCGCGCGGGGCCAAGGGGGCGTCGGCCGCCAAGTCGTTCGGCGCAAGGGCCGCAGGGGGTGTAGCGACCGCCAAGCCTTTCGACCGCGCCGCGCCCAAGCCTTCCTCGGCCAAGCCCACGACGGCCAAGCCCTTCGCCGGCAAGCCAGACGGGCCCCGGTCTGCCGGCAAGCCGGCCGGGGGCAGGCCCGGTGGCAAGCCGACACGCTCGGGTCCTGGCGGCTTTTCCGGCAAGCCCGGGCCGAAGGGACCGGCCAAGGGTCCCAAAACGCCACGCTAG
- a CDS encoding response regulator transcription factor: MAAITLIDDDENIVASVSLALESHGHTVKAYYDGASGLEAVESQAPDLVILDVKMPRMDGMEVLRRLRQTSEIPVIMLTSKDDEIDEILGFNLGADDYMHKPFSQRLLLERVKAVLRRARPEDEEPSIPAGLAGSKMMKRGKLTLDPARHDSLWDGKPVRLTVTEFLLLQSLAQRPGFVKSRDNLMDAAYDDQVYVDDRTIDSHIKRMRKKFRQVDPEFDSIETLYGVGYRYREA, translated from the coding sequence ATGGCCGCTATCACCCTCATTGACGACGACGAGAACATCGTCGCTTCGGTCTCCCTGGCCCTCGAAAGCCATGGCCATACGGTCAAGGCCTATTATGACGGCGCTTCGGGCCTCGAGGCGGTGGAGAGCCAGGCCCCGGACCTGGTCATCCTCGACGTCAAGATGCCGCGCATGGACGGCATGGAAGTGCTGCGCCGCCTGCGCCAGACCTCCGAGATCCCGGTGATCATGCTGACCTCGAAGGACGACGAGATCGACGAGATCCTCGGCTTCAACCTCGGGGCCGACGACTATATGCACAAGCCCTTCAGCCAGCGTCTGCTGCTGGAGCGGGTCAAGGCCGTACTGCGCCGGGCCCGTCCCGAGGACGAGGAGCCCTCGATCCCCGCCGGCCTGGCCGGCTCGAAGATGATGAAGCGCGGCAAGCTGACCCTCGACCCGGCCCGCCATGACAGCCTGTGGGACGGCAAGCCCGTCCGCCTGACCGTCACCGAGTTCCTGCTGCTGCAATCCCTGGCCCAGCGTCCCGGCTTCGTGAAGAGCCGCGACAACCTGATGGACGCCGCCTACGACGATCAGGTCTATGTCGACGACCGCACGATCGACAGCCACATCAAGCGGATGCGCAAGAAGTTCCGCCAGGTCGATCCCGAATTTGACTCCATCGAGACCCTGTACGGCGTTGGCTACCGTTATCGCGAAGCCTGA
- the rsmD gene encoding 16S rRNA (guanine(966)-N(2))-methyltransferase RsmD, protein MRIVSGQYRGKAIIAPPGDATRPTSDRARQAVFNILEHAAWAPELHGARVLDLFAGSGALGLEALSRGAAFCLFVETADPARGAIRENIDAMGLFGVSRVHRRDATDLGLPPSSAGAPFDIAFLDPPYAKGLGEKALAQLLAHGWLKPGAIVMFERGRDEPEPSLPGYTVLDSRDYGAARVLFLRLS, encoded by the coding sequence ATGCGTATCGTTTCCGGCCAGTATCGCGGCAAGGCCATCATCGCCCCGCCCGGCGACGCCACCCGCCCCACCTCCGACCGCGCGCGTCAGGCGGTGTTCAACATCCTCGAACATGCCGCCTGGGCCCCGGAGCTGCATGGGGCCCGGGTCCTCGACCTCTTCGCCGGTTCGGGGGCCCTGGGGCTGGAGGCCCTGTCGCGCGGCGCGGCCTTCTGCCTGTTTGTCGAGACGGCCGACCCGGCCCGGGGCGCGATCCGTGAGAATATCGACGCCATGGGGCTGTTTGGCGTCAGCCGGGTGCATCGCCGCGACGCCACAGACCTTGGCCTGCCGCCGTCCAGCGCCGGCGCGCCGTTCGATATCGCCTTCCTCGACCCGCCCTATGCCAAGGGCCTGGGTGAGAAGGCCCTGGCGCAGTTGCTGGCCCATGGCTGGCTCAAGCCGGGCGCGATCGTGATGTTCGAGCGCGGTCGTGACGAGCCCGAGCCCAGCCTTCCCGGCTACACGGTTCTGGACAGCCGGGACTATGGTGCCGCCCGCGTCCTGTTCCTGCGGCTGAGCTGA
- the spdR gene encoding stationary phase response regulator transcription factor SpdR: MADISELVAALPDKTLLLLDDDAPLRTRLGRALEQRGFVVTLAASVAEALAVLRVEAPAHAVLDMRLEDGTGLKVVEAVREARPDAKIIMLTGYGNIATAVAAVKAGVVDYLSKPADADDVARALLAAKDAAPAPPENPMSADRVRWEHIQRVYEMCGHNVSETARRLNMHRRTLQRILAKRAPR, translated from the coding sequence ATGGCGGATATCAGTGAGCTGGTCGCGGCCCTGCCCGACAAGACGCTACTGCTGCTCGACGACGACGCGCCCCTGCGCACGCGCCTGGGCCGCGCCCTGGAGCAGCGCGGGTTTGTGGTGACCCTCGCCGCCTCGGTGGCCGAGGCCCTGGCGGTGCTGCGGGTCGAGGCCCCGGCCCATGCGGTGCTCGACATGCGGCTGGAGGACGGCACCGGTCTGAAGGTGGTCGAGGCGGTGCGCGAAGCCCGACCCGATGCCAAGATCATCATGCTGACCGGCTATGGCAATATCGCCACCGCCGTCGCGGCCGTGAAGGCCGGGGTGGTCGACTACCTCTCCAAGCCGGCCGACGCCGATGATGTGGCCCGCGCCCTGCTGGCCGCCAAGGACGCCGCCCCTGCCCCGCCGGAAAACCCGATGAGCGCCGACCGGGTTCGCTGGGAGCATATCCAGCGGGTCTATGAGATGTGCGGACACAATGTCTCGGAGACGGCGCGCCGTCTGAACATGCACCGCCGGACCCTGCAGCGCATCCTGGCCAAGCGCGCACCGCGGTAG
- the pseC gene encoding UDP-4-amino-4,6-dideoxy-N-acetyl-beta-L-altrosamine transaminase translates to MTGTSFLPYGRQTIEDDDVAAVAAALRADFLTTGPTVEAFETAFRDKVGAAHAIAVSNGTATLHLAMLALGVGEGDVCIAPSITFLATANCARYVGAEVVFADVDPQSGLMTPDTLAQALARCGDRRVRAILPVHLRGDVCDLPAMRAMASAAGAVLVEDAPHALGSIATFDGVAHPVGDGAYSAFASFSFHPVKTLATGEGGMLTTNDADLAARARSLRGHGMLRPAGSDPWWYEMPELGFNYRLPDILCALGLSQLAKLDRFVARRRALTALYAERLQTLSPHVRLASRPDHSDPALHLLTVLIDFDALDTSRRAVVDGLKAHGIGSQVHYIPVHQQPYYVQRYGTLDLPGAQTWYDRCLTLPLYPAMADGDVDRVVAALARVLAL, encoded by the coding sequence ATGACCGGGACGTCGTTCCTTCCCTACGGCCGCCAGACCATCGAGGATGACGATGTGGCCGCCGTGGCCGCAGCCCTGCGCGCCGACTTCCTGACCACCGGCCCGACGGTCGAGGCCTTCGAAACCGCCTTTCGCGACAAGGTCGGTGCCGCCCATGCCATCGCCGTCAGCAACGGCACCGCCACCCTGCACCTGGCCATGCTGGCCCTGGGCGTCGGCGAGGGCGATGTCTGTATCGCGCCGTCGATCACCTTCCTGGCGACCGCCAACTGTGCCCGCTATGTCGGAGCCGAGGTGGTGTTTGCCGATGTCGACCCGCAGTCGGGCCTGATGACGCCGGACACCCTGGCCCAGGCCTTGGCGCGCTGCGGCGACCGCCGGGTCAGGGCCATCCTGCCGGTCCACCTGCGCGGCGATGTCTGTGATCTGCCGGCGATGCGGGCCATGGCCAGCGCGGCCGGGGCGGTGCTGGTCGAGGACGCGCCCCATGCCCTGGGCTCTATCGCCACCTTCGACGGCGTCGCCCACCCGGTCGGCGACGGGGCCTATTCGGCCTTTGCCAGCTTCTCGTTCCATCCGGTCAAGACCCTGGCCACCGGCGAGGGCGGCATGCTCACCACCAACGACGCCGACCTGGCCGCGCGAGCGAGGTCTTTGCGTGGGCACGGCATGCTACGTCCGGCGGGCAGCGATCCCTGGTGGTACGAGATGCCGGAGCTCGGCTTCAACTATCGCCTGCCCGACATTCTTTGCGCCCTGGGCCTGTCGCAGTTGGCCAAGCTGGACCGCTTCGTCGCGCGTCGCCGCGCCCTGACCGCACTCTATGCCGAGCGGCTGCAGACCCTGTCGCCTCACGTGCGGCTGGCCTCCCGCCCCGACCATTCCGACCCGGCCCTGCACCTGCTGACCGTCCTGATCGACTTCGACGCCCTGGACACCAGCCGCCGGGCGGTGGTCGACGGGCTCAAGGCGCACGGGATCGGCAGCCAGGTCCACTATATCCCGGTCCACCAGCAGCCCTATTATGTGCAGCGCTACGGGACGCTCGACCTGCCCGGCGCCCAGACCTGGTACGACCGCTGTCTGACCCTGCCGCTCTATCCGGCCATGGCCGACGGGGATGTCGACCGGGTGGTCGCGGCCCTGGCCAGGGTTCTGGCGCTCTAG
- a CDS encoding CPBP family intramembrane glutamic endopeptidase yields MAMGVIFEAMRESRFFADLTPRDRDGRLVALTLPVGLLAGFVAALLGAALACLIVMVVVSGLDGAPTAAALFAVFDDPERATTEGMSSLFLLSVLAGANGAAALAFIGVAGGLMHRPIRLYAAGAPLLRTRLILAGLVMVGTVMIVLVLAAGLLGAEPPRPPVLDLASTSLGRATYVAFAIALLVIAAAAEEVVFRGWLLKQCGAFTRNPLILMTVNGLVFAAIHFDPSPGAFLIRAAMGAGLTWMTLRTGGIELAIGAHAANNIIILLLIRPLSLTPETAQPLQAAALIGALGLGVGYALLAEAVVRWPAITRAFGGSSPATS; encoded by the coding sequence ATGGCCATGGGCGTGATCTTCGAGGCAATGCGGGAATCGCGGTTCTTCGCGGACCTGACCCCGCGTGATCGTGACGGGCGGCTGGTGGCCCTGACCCTGCCGGTCGGATTGCTGGCCGGCTTCGTCGCGGCCCTGCTGGGCGCGGCTCTGGCCTGCCTGATCGTCATGGTCGTGGTCAGCGGACTGGACGGCGCGCCGACGGCCGCGGCCCTGTTTGCGGTGTTCGATGATCCGGAGAGGGCGACCACCGAGGGGATGTCCTCGCTCTTCCTGCTGTCGGTGCTGGCGGGTGCCAATGGTGCCGCCGCCCTGGCCTTCATCGGCGTCGCCGGCGGTCTGATGCACCGCCCCATCCGTCTCTATGCCGCCGGAGCGCCGCTGCTCCGTACCCGCCTGATCCTGGCGGGGCTGGTCATGGTCGGAACCGTGATGATCGTCCTTGTCCTGGCCGCCGGGCTGCTGGGTGCAGAGCCCCCGAGGCCGCCCGTGCTGGATCTGGCCTCCACCAGCCTTGGCCGCGCGACCTATGTCGCCTTCGCCATCGCGCTTCTGGTCATTGCCGCCGCCGCCGAGGAGGTCGTGTTCCGGGGCTGGCTGCTGAAACAGTGCGGGGCCTTCACCCGCAATCCGCTGATCCTGATGACGGTCAACGGCCTGGTGTTCGCGGCCATCCATTTCGACCCCAGTCCCGGGGCCTTCCTGATCCGGGCGGCCATGGGCGCGGGCCTGACCTGGATGACCCTGCGCACCGGCGGCATCGAACTGGCAATCGGGGCCCATGCGGCCAACAACATCATTATCCTGCTGCTGATCCGGCCCCTGTCCCTGACGCCCGAGACCGCGCAGCCCCTGCAGGCCGCCGCCCTGATCGGGGCCCTGGGCCTTGGGGTCGGCTATGCCCTGCTGGCGGAGGCCGTGGTGCGCTGGCCGGCCATCACCCGCGCCTTCGGCGGCAGCAGCCCGGCAACCTCCTGA
- a CDS encoding HAD-IA family hydrolase, whose translation MAIEAVIWDFGGVFTTSPFEAFRRYEAERGLPGDFIRTVNATDPDTNAWARFERSEIDAAQFDTLFLDEATRLGHAVRGADVLPLLYGDLRPRVLAAMRACKARFKVGCITNNVSAGHGAGMASSEDKAAAVSAIMSDFEVVIESSKAGVRKPDPRIYLMMCEALNVAPEHCVYLDDLGVNCKPAAALGMTAIKVSSEDQLLADLAKVTGLAF comes from the coding sequence ATGGCGATCGAGGCGGTGATCTGGGACTTTGGCGGGGTGTTCACGACCTCGCCCTTCGAGGCCTTCCGGCGCTATGAAGCCGAACGCGGTCTGCCCGGCGATTTCATCCGCACGGTCAATGCCACCGATCCCGACACCAATGCCTGGGCCCGGTTCGAGCGGTCCGAGATCGATGCAGCCCAGTTCGACACCCTGTTCCTGGACGAGGCCACGCGCCTGGGCCACGCGGTGCGCGGTGCCGACGTCCTGCCCCTGCTGTACGGTGATCTGCGCCCCCGGGTGCTGGCGGCGATGCGGGCCTGCAAGGCCCGGTTCAAGGTCGGCTGTATCACCAACAATGTCTCGGCCGGACACGGGGCGGGCATGGCCTCCTCCGAAGACAAGGCCGCCGCGGTCAGCGCGATCATGAGTGACTTCGAGGTGGTGATCGAAAGTTCCAAGGCCGGGGTCAGAAAGCCCGATCCGCGCATCTATCTGATGATGTGCGAGGCCCTGAACGTCGCGCCGGAACACTGCGTCTATCTCGACGACCTGGGGGTCAACTGCAAGCCGGCGGCCGCCCTCGGCATGACCGCGATCAAGGTCTCCAGCGAAGATCAGCTGCTCGCCGACCTTGCGAAGGTGACCGGATTGGCGTTCTGA
- a CDS encoding SDR family oxidoreductase, with translation MAQNTGRVAGKKAFITGGAQGLGAAAGRMLASQGAKVSLADINLAGAQAVADEINAAHGAGTAFAFELDVTQEDEWIAVLEKATEVMGGLSVLVNNAGIGGDGPIESLDFALWKKVMSVNVDSVFLGAKHALTHMRAHQPGSIINLSSIAGLIANGNSPAYNASKAAVWLLSKNIALYCAKMKLDIRSNSIHPTFIDTPILDGFTARFGKEEAHAKLARQVPLGRIGEPNDIANAVLYLASDESKFMTGAEIKVDGGISAM, from the coding sequence ATGGCGCAGAACACGGGCCGGGTCGCCGGCAAGAAGGCTTTCATCACCGGTGGAGCCCAGGGTCTGGGCGCGGCGGCGGGGCGGATGCTGGCCAGCCAGGGTGCCAAGGTCAGCCTGGCCGACATCAACCTGGCGGGCGCTCAAGCGGTCGCTGACGAGATCAATGCCGCCCACGGAGCCGGCACGGCTTTCGCCTTCGAGCTGGACGTCACCCAGGAAGACGAATGGATCGCCGTGCTTGAGAAAGCCACCGAGGTCATGGGCGGCCTGTCGGTGCTGGTCAACAATGCCGGTATCGGCGGCGACGGCCCGATCGAGAGTCTGGATTTCGCCCTCTGGAAGAAGGTGATGTCGGTCAATGTCGACTCGGTCTTCCTCGGTGCCAAGCACGCCCTGACCCATATGCGGGCCCATCAGCCCGGCTCGATCATCAATCTCTCGTCGATCGCCGGTCTGATCGCCAACGGCAATTCCCCGGCCTACAACGCCTCCAAGGCGGCGGTCTGGCTGCTGTCCAAGAACATCGCGCTCTACTGCGCCAAGATGAAGCTGGATATTCGCTCCAACTCGATCCATCCGACCTTCATCGACACCCCGATCCTCGATGGCTTCACGGCGCGGTTCGGCAAGGAAGAGGCCCACGCCAAGCTGGCGCGGCAGGTGCCCCTCGGCCGGATCGGCGAGCCCAACGACATCGCCAATGCCGTGCTCTATCTGGCCAGCGACGAGAGCAAGTTCATGACCGGGGCCGAGATCAAGGTCGACGGCGGCATCTCGGCGATGTGA
- a CDS encoding TMEM175 family protein has protein sequence MSGTDPGEAHLHRLVLFSDAVFAIAITLLAIEIHPPEHWNGIPHLLSLMAPKLAAYAVSFAVIGIYWVSHRRIFSRLASANGILDTLNFVVLGLVALLPLATELLWEQVGGQAYPVYVALVGAIGLALAATWGYAAFIGKLAKPVPWPEAVFILARVAVLPGLMCGLSFFSIIYPWGWALMAALVGGFSLLGRWISRLSASPAPDTTT, from the coding sequence ATGAGCGGCACTGATCCGGGCGAGGCGCACCTCCATCGACTGGTCCTGTTTTCGGACGCGGTCTTCGCCATCGCCATCACCCTGCTGGCCATTGAGATCCATCCCCCTGAGCACTGGAACGGCATTCCCCATCTGCTGTCTCTGATGGCGCCGAAACTGGCCGCCTACGCTGTCAGCTTCGCGGTGATCGGGATCTACTGGGTCAGCCATCGCCGGATCTTTTCCCGCCTGGCCAGCGCCAATGGCATCCTTGACACCCTGAACTTCGTGGTGCTGGGCCTGGTGGCGTTGCTGCCGCTGGCCACTGAACTGCTGTGGGAACAGGTCGGCGGCCAGGCCTATCCCGTTTATGTAGCGCTGGTTGGGGCCATCGGCCTGGCCTTGGCCGCGACCTGGGGCTACGCGGCCTTTATCGGCAAGCTGGCCAAACCGGTGCCCTGGCCCGAGGCTGTCTTCATTCTGGCGCGGGTTGCTGTTCTACCCGGCCTGATGTGCGGACTGTCGTTCTTCAGCATCATCTATCCCTGGGGCTGGGCGCTGATGGCGGCCCTGGTGGGCGGGTTCTCCCTGCTGGGGCGCTGGATCTCGCGCCTTTCGGCATCGCCGGCACCGGACACCACGACCTGA
- a CDS encoding EthD family reductase, with translation MVILSVLYAAADGAHFDHDYYNATHIPLVHEAFAATGLTGVQVFRGLSAGDGSPAPFILMAHLAFRDASALQASMGGSRAAEVLADVARFTNVQPTTQVSALI, from the coding sequence ATGGTGATCCTGAGCGTGCTCTATGCGGCAGCCGATGGCGCGCATTTCGACCACGACTATTACAACGCCACCCATATTCCGCTGGTTCACGAGGCCTTCGCTGCCACGGGCCTGACGGGTGTCCAGGTGTTCAGGGGCCTGTCGGCCGGCGATGGTAGTCCCGCGCCCTTCATTCTCATGGCCCATCTGGCGTTTCGGGATGCTTCGGCCCTGCAGGCCTCGATGGGCGGATCGCGCGCCGCCGAGGTGCTGGCCGATGTGGCCCGGTTCACCAATGTTCAGCCGACCACCCAGGTCAGCGCCCTGATCTAG
- a CDS encoding nucleoside deaminase, producing MRTDPQDDQDQAMMRLALEAARAAAAAGETPVGAVILDPATGEVLGTAGNGPIAAHDPTAHAEIAVMRQVAAKRGNYRLTDLTLVVTLEPCAMCAGAISHARIGRVVFGAEDAKGGAVVHGPQFFAQPTCHWRPAVTGGVLAQESADLLRGFFRARRGKSA from the coding sequence ATGCGCACCGATCCTCAGGACGATCAAGACCAGGCCATGATGCGGCTGGCCCTGGAGGCCGCCCGAGCGGCCGCCGCAGCGGGCGAGACTCCGGTCGGGGCCGTGATCCTGGATCCGGCGACCGGCGAGGTTCTGGGCACGGCCGGCAATGGCCCGATCGCCGCTCACGACCCGACGGCCCATGCCGAGATCGCCGTGATGCGGCAGGTGGCCGCGAAGCGGGGCAACTATCGCCTGACCGACCTCACCCTGGTCGTGACCCTGGAGCCCTGCGCCATGTGCGCCGGGGCGATCAGCCATGCCCGGATCGGCCGGGTGGTGTTCGGGGCCGAGGATGCCAAGGGTGGTGCCGTCGTCCATGGACCGCAGTTCTTTGCCCAGCCGACCTGCCACTGGCGGCCGGCGGTGACCGGCGGGGTGCTGGCGCAGGAGAGCGCCGACCTGCTGCGGGGCTTCTTCCGCGCCCGGCGCGGGAAGTCGGCCTAG